Genomic window (Nicotiana sylvestris chromosome 7, ASM39365v2, whole genome shotgun sequence):
TGAATTTGTTTTCACTTacattattgaaatttgaagctTGTTTGCTCTGATCACTGCAATCTTCACTCTTATCTTTTTTCTGCACATATAATCAAAGATCAAACACTTGTTATAAATTCATATCACCTATATTAAAATAAAAGgtggaaggaaaagaaaaaaaattcatttaAATACATGAATTTTAATTCCTAATTTAATCGAAGTTGTCATTATTAATTACTGACATATAAATATCAATGTACGTGGTTAGTAACGGAGCCAAGATTTTTAACAAAAGGATTCGAAATAATGTTAGAATGCTGCAAGTACGATTTTAAACATACAACATTAAGCATTTTCTGAACCACCCTTACCATTACAGACTTACAGTAATAATTTTTGTCTTGAGGGATTATACAAATTAGTTAGATATAAAGCATTTTTTGAACCACCCTTACTATTATTAATAGTTTTTGTCTCGAGGGATATTCATACTAAAAAATAgatatttcttttttaatttcgtGGCAATTGCAAATGCTAAGCATGTTATTATGTGCAAAGAAAGAATCAATGAGCTTGTGTTTCCGTTCAATTCCTATTCTCGGGTTCGAGCCCTGAGTATAAAGTAGCTTTTGTTTGAGAGCACTTTATTTCGCTATAAATTCGAATTTAATCGAACCTCAATATGAGTATCGTATACCGAATGagaaatcaaacaaaataaaagaatcAAAGAGCCATTAATATGCTAAGGGAGAAAGTaacaatttaaaagaaaaagacgatgaattgtagaatcagttaggCCTACCGAAAACCATAGAATCCTTTTTACCTCTTCACTCAAAATCTGCATCAATCCCATTTTATTCTCTCTCAAAAGATTtctaaaaaggaagaaagaataaAGCGATTATAGCAAACACAAAAtataacaaatatatatatatatatatatatatatatatatatatatatatatatatatatatatatatatatatatatatatatatgagagagagagagagagagagagagagagagagagagagagagaagttaTTATGTTTAGAAACCTAGTTGAAGTAGGATACGTGATTGAGCTCTTAAAATTATTACAATTCAAATTGGATTAGGGAacgttgaaagaaagaaaaaaggtgGAATAGGGAACAAAATATTTCCTCCccttattttctccttttttttatttgtttttataaAAAGAGTTAATTATCCTAAATACCAACGATATAGCTATAAGATAAACCCATTCAATGTCTAAATCAAACGACTAAATCACTTATAGAATTAATAGAAATTCTACACGGATATTACAGTTATCTGTATAATCTAGAATTTAATCACTTCACCTACAATAACGAAAATTGTGCAAAAAAGGACGTGCACATAACTAAGGggataaaaacaaattaaattaaaaataaataatcaaaGCTAAATTGAAATACAAAATTTAACAAATGTTTATACATTAAATAGTATTAAATTTTTATGAATAAATAAAAATAGCATAAGTgcataaaatacataattatatttttatcttttttccttttctttttcctttttgtgttttttccttttccctttatCAGAGATAACATTGAAAAATAACTTGGAATATGTACCAAGAACAAGCAATTAACATTTTAACTAAACATTTGCCAGCAGACCAGTTCAAGAAATTAAGAGCAAAACTAGGGATATATATTTGTTATTAGTGAATTAGTCAGTAGCTATCTCTTCTCCTATTATTTAGGAAGTAGTTGTAAAGTTGCCTATAAATATGTAATTCTATTCGCATAATATGAGAATATACCACTTCAAGCTGCTGCTACTACTCTACTGATAAAGTAATTACATTAATCCATatattcttgattttatttttacataGAATATACTTAACTCCGTTCAAGAACCATAATAGTTTTAGTTTCTCAATATGAGGAAACAAAGCCACTATTATTCAGTTCTGTTCATGTTTGGATCACTTCTCTATTTGCCTCTATTGCTGAATGCAACTTCCATTAGTCCTCAGGAAGCAGGTAATTACATATCTGTCATGGAAGGATCTAAGACGGTTTTTGTGGGTTCAACTGAATCTGTTAGCTTTTGGCTCGAATTATATTAAATGCATACATACAAGAAGATATTACTCATTTTGAACCCACCGACTTCACagacacacaacaacaacaaaaaactcaGTGTAATCCCAAAAATAGGGTTTCGTTAGGGTATTGTGTATACACAGTCTTatgtagagaggctgttttcggtAGATTTTAATTCTATGGTTCAGGACTCAGGTTCCGACTATACAAGTAGGGTTTAgtgaggatagtgtgtacgcagcctTACGTATAGAGGTTTTTTTCGATAGTTTTTAATTCTATGGTTCATGACTCAGTTTCCGACTACAGAACCTATCACCTTATTTGAGTTCTGGGTTCATAGTTCAATATTTTCAGCAATTTCAATCGATTTTACAAAGATAAATCCTACTCTATACTAAAAGTTATGAGTCAAATAAACCTACATTAATAGGCTAAATTCACTGACTTTAGATCCTGAATTCCTCTATGATGCTTGTTCCGGTGTTTcttctatctatctatctatctatctatcacTTGATTTGATCTCGACATTATTTTGACCTTTTTGATTTTGTGTGATGTAGAGAATCATGAGGTGGAGTTTCATTATAGGGAAGGGCATGAGAAAGGTCCAAGTAAATGGGGAGAGTTAAAGAGAGAATGGGAAGTTTGCAAGAATGGGAGGATGCAGTCTCCTATTGATATTTCAACTTATAAAGTGAAATTCATCAAAAATATTGATCACAAGAAAGTTTACAAGCTCTCTAATTCTACTATAAAGAATAGAGGCCATGACATTTCAGTAAGTGTTTAAGATTGTATTATTTTGCTAATAAGTATTAATTAGAAGTTTTAGAATCCATAATTAGCTTTAACTAAtttaatttattgttattttttccttcttttacaTTTGATATCATGAAAAAAATTTAATGTTACGATTTTTGCATAAATGAGTTCCGCTAAtaaataaaacttaaactcttAGCGAAAAAACTAGTGAGGATTGTCGGTGTAAGACAAATTGATAGTGGCATACGCAAGAATTATTATAAGCAGTGTCAACATTTGAAGAAGTGAACAAATGAATAAATCACTATATAATAAGCGTtgtcattttttatatttataccaaatgttttcatttttcttattttttatacatATTGACGAATATTTTTGACGATTCGGCCGCTTGACATACCCTGCTATATATCCATATAGGTAAAGGGCGGAGGTATAGACAGGCACCCCcttcgtgtatatatatatatatatatatatataaagtcaattttttttatgtatatatagtagCTGTTGAATCCCTTGGTAAAAATTATGCCTTTGCCGCTAATATAGGTAGGTAAAATGTTCAAATTTTTATATTGTATTTTCCTCCCCTTAATTTCATCTCCCTCCCTCTGTCCCCCATCTAGTGATATGAAGAATTTTTGATCAAATTCAATTTTCACTGACAAATAATCTTTACATAATTAAATCATGTAATATGCAGTTGAAGTGGCATGGGGATGCTGGATCCATTTGGGTGAATGGCACACAATACCCTCTTCAACAAGTTCACTGGCATTCTCCTTCTGAACATACTATCAATGGCAGAAGGTATCAATAATATCATATTATTAATATGTTAATTACACACACATACTAAATTACTTCTTGTTATTTGTACTGTCAATTGTTTTAAATGTTATCTTTTGAATTAGCTAGAATAGGGGTAAATTAGAAGTATCTAGTCTTTAtaataaaaattaataatttgtaaCTCGATAAAAATGGTAACCATTATGCTATTACATGTTAAACTATGCAAATGTGCATCTTTAAGGAGCTACTGGCTAGGTCTGATAAGTAAATTTTATGCTGTCACTTAGTAGGGAATTTTTACACAAATAACCGATTGGATTCACTATTAACTATTTCTAGTcagtatacatagattatacactGATTATAGTATATTTGTTACgtattatatataaaaaagagcacctcggtgcactaagctcccgctatatgCGGCGTTCGGGAAAGGAttggaccacaagggtctattgtatgcagccttATCCTACATTTCTACAAGAGCCCGTTTCCACGGCTCAAACACGTGACCACCTGgacacatggcaacaactttaccgcCAAGGCTCCGGTGAATTATATATATGAATTATACATATTGCATAAGTGGCTATTTAGGATAATTTTTTAATTTGGAGGTTAGTAATATataattgtcatttaaattatttttttgaccCTTTTGTCAACTTTCTTTCTGCTATCAATTGAATGATAGGTACCCCTTGGAAATGCATATGGTTCACCAAAGCAATGTGGAGAAGGTGAAAAATAAGATAATTGTCAATGCTGTCCTTTACAAATTTGGTAAACCAGATCCATTTCTTTTTAGTGTAAGCATTCTTTATAtaaagttattttttttatttaatatatattAGACGTTGAATTCCCTTAGCTTCTTTGTTtgcatatttttttatatatttttgaatCCTCGTGGTGAAAATCCTACTTCCGCCATTGACTCCGtttttttcaacaaaaaaatGACATAATTTGTAATTTATGACTATAGTTGAGGAGGCACATATCATCTATGATTGATCAAGAAGGTAAAGAGAGGAAGTTGGGCAAGATTGATCCAAATTACATAATTAGTAGTCCAAGCAAAAGATACTATAGGTACATGGGTTCACTCACTACCCCTCCTTGCACAGAAGGTGTCACTTGGATAGTCAACAAGAAGGTAAAATTCCACGTTTAAAATTCACAggatatattattattattattattattattattattattattattattattattattattattattattattattattaaacctTATTCATTTTAGGTACAAACTGTTTCAAGAGGTCAAGTGATGTTGCTCCGAAAAGCTGTCCATGATGTAAGTTGCCCTCTACTCTTTATTTTCTTAGCCTCACAAATCACAATAATACGAAAGCTAAACATTTCTATATATTTaagtttttaaattaattttttcgAATGTTTGTACTAAATAGAAAATGTTCCTTTCAAAGTTTGTGATGTAATGAATATTATCTCTTTTGGTTAAAAGTTTCTAATTCGACTTGTGAGAATGGAAAAAAATCATAATAGGGAGCAATTTTCCTTTTAATGGATCTTACACGCTATGAATTTGGATTTGCTGTGGCCCCAAACGGATACCGGATACCtagtgaaaaataaataaaataaaataagaatagAAAATGTTAGCTTTATAATGTTTTTGATTTGGCTTAATGTTATCTGTTTTATCTAAATAAATTTCATCACATCTTGATTTACTTAATAATTGGCAAAGTTTTCCATCAAGTGAAATAAGAAAATTAATGTAAGATAAAAAGACAAGATAGAAAAATgattggtatatatatatatatatatatatatatatatatatatatatatatatatatatatatatatatatatatatatatatatggggggggggggggagggaaatCCTTTTAAACCTTATGACAAAAGTTAATAAAAAATTTGATGGAAATTCGAATTTgtataacaaaagaaaattttgaatttaaataaagcaTATATTCTTTACAATAGATGTGAAAGTGTTTAGCTTCAATTTCAAATTATAACAACTTCTAACAGAGTGGATTAGACTGAAGTCTTCTTCTAATTTTATATTTGATTGTACCATTTTTATTGTGCGTAAAAAAAACTTATAAAATCTTCTTCTCTATTTTTCTGCAGCCTAGTACCTATCTAGACCAGAAAGAAAAGTATATCTCATACATTGAATTTGTTAACAAAGACCTTATTGTGTTTTCAATGGCTGGCCTTCAAAGATCTATTTCATCCGAAAATTAGAATATggttacaattttttttttataaatgctTTCCTCACTAGCTGTTTTCTAACGGGTACATGTGTTTCCTTATGACTTGAATGTATGAATATTCAGTACATTTACATGTTCATAAAATAATAACATTTACATGCTCCTTAATCTACTGTATTTCTcaagtaatatttttttataaaaaattatatttaatattttCCGTGCAACGCGGGTACAAATACTAGTGTAAGATAAAAAGACGATAGAAAAATGATTGGTCTAATATTCTTGATGGAGAAATAATGTGTTATTATTTTTAAGTTAATATCTTTTTAGTGAATTGAATGGATTATATtactaacattttttttttttttttgtatttgattgTTGTTTTCAGTCTGCTGAGAAGAATGCAAGGCCAGTGCAACCACATAACGAAAGAGAGATCCGTCTTTTACTGCCGAACGTGTGACAAAAGTCCACCATTACTAGTACTCTTTTAgaactatttttttaatttatagaaaTAAAGAAAGGATGTAGAAAACAAGATTTTATTTGATCGTCTGTCCTGAAATTTCATCAGACGATTGATGGAAGAATATTATGATATTAAAGATCACAATCCAAGCTAGTACGCAAGTGTCCGGAACGCATTGACACAACTAATCAGGATTCGTGTCGCGTAGTGTCCATAAGGAAGAAGCACTTCTACCAAGGATTTCTGCATTCTCAGCGCTCGAACATGAGACTTTCTTGTTGAGGATGAACAAATCCCAACATCTTTCTTGTTGAGAGTGGAGAAATTGTGGTATAAAATGCTTCTACTTTAACGGGCCCTACTTAGCACGAATCCAGATTAGTTGCACCAGTGAATTTCAAATACCTTATTCAAAGATAAATATAGCAAAAACTCTACACTGTTGTCTTAAGCTGCACCATCATAGCAAGAGGTGCAGTCATCAAAATACATTACGTTGCTACCTTTACTCCTTACGCTTTAAACAACTCCAGGACCAACTAATCTaattctgagccgagggtctattggaaacaacatcTCTATCTCCAtatggtaggggtaaggtctgtgtatacactaccctccccagaccccactgtgTGATTAAACTGGGtatgtcattgttgttgttgttgacgaCCATCTAAGTTCATAAGAAATGTTTTTTTGTATTTCCCCTCAGAATGAAAACAAGAGATAATATTTGATGAGAAATATCATGGCTGACATTTGAAAGAATAAGCGAAGAATGTCCCACTGCTCCCTGGTTGCAAGTAATGACCTGTAAAACTAGTCCCCGGAAAAATAAAGGTACAATTATACCAAATGTTGCAGACGTGGGCGTTGAATTCATCATTCCGTGCTTGCCATGAGAAATTTTGAAGCAGATCTCAAATAAGAACCTCATCGGACCATTTCAGTAATATTAGTGCATGAACTGGTGCCTCCTCTTGTCTGCCGCGTATTATAGGATTTGCAACAAGGACATTTATGTGCCACTATATGGAAGTTAACCTCGGATGTTTCTGCACAGTCATTGCAAAGAATCCAAACCTAAACAATTTTCAGAGAAAATCAAATGGAGTATAAGATAAGTTGAATTTCTTGTACCAAATTACAACGGGTCGAACAAACTGGTTTCTTACCATCTTGTTCTGATAAATTTCAGGGATAGGCGTCGAGGCAACCTAGAATTAGAATTGTGGATAAAGCCCGTCAAGTTTAGAAAAAGATTTGAAAACAATGTCAACTAGTGTAATAACTATGTAGTCTGTACCTCCTCGTCCAGTTTCTTCCAAACACGAGACATGTCACAATATGATCTCGAGCAAACAGGACAAGAATACCTGCAAGCACAAAATTGTTAGAATTAAACAGAACACAGTCAAAATCGAGGGGGAAGggaagccttggcgtaactggtaaagttgctgtcaTATGACCAGGAGGTCACAGGTTCGAGCTGTGGAAATATAGCCTCTTGCAAATGCAAGAATACAGGGCAAAGCTGCGCACAATAGACATTCGTGGTCCGGCCTTTCCCCGGACCTCGCGCATAACGGGAACTTAGTGCACTGGGCTGCCATAGTCAAAATCGAGGGAGTGTTGCATTACAGGATCATTATGGAATTTTCTTTTATAGAAAAACATAACAAGTTAAACTTACTGGAAATGTTGTTCCATCTGCATGACACATTCCAGATGCATGGTGTGACCACAAGGCAAGACTGTGATATTTTTTGTTGTATCAAAAATATACTGCATCAAGTGATAAGAATCAAGAAACATTCATTTCATGCTTATCTTCTTAAATCTTTATGTTTCGGATTTTGCCCTTACCTCAAAGCAAACAGGGCAGTTGTGGTGCATTGCTCTTTCTATACAAATATGTGATTCCTTCATCAAATTTGAATAGCAGCATCCTGAAAAAGGGAAGGAAAAGGGTCAAATGTTCCACAATTAATCCACTAATTACAACACAATAAGAGATTTGGCCGCTGGATTAAGTTCTAATTCAAGGTTGAGCATCTTACCACATCTGTCACAGTGAAAGAAATTCTCCTTGCCACCCGTTCTGTTTTCAAATATTTTATggaggaaaatgaaaaataatatattagaCACAATGCTGTCACGCTTGAGAGATACAATGACACGTGAAGACCTACTGATGCAAGTCGATTGATATGGAGTCTGGTGAAGAAAATTGATAATGCAGAGAAAAAACACTTTGCGACCACACATCAGGCCTATGTCTCAGAGGTTATTGCCGTTGTGTTTATACGAATGTGGTAATTTAGGAAAATGCATTAAAGAACTGATAATGATGTACATCATGAAAAAAGATCTTAACCTGCAGATTCCACATTTATCACAGTGGTATTGATTCTTCGAAACCTAAAGATACAAATCATCTTGTTTAAACATAGTACAAATATTGAGCCAACAGCATAATATTATAGTAGAACTATCTAAAGAGACTTACATCATCATCAAAGAAGTTGCATTTTGAGCAAAAGTAATTTCCCATGCAAACCCCACACTGAATGCAGGTTTGTTGAACCTAAAGGACAATCAGGAACAAAAAGCAAGCTTTGTCACAGCTCAAAAGATACAAAGAAATTAAAGACTTGAATTGATCGAAGGGGAGCCTTGGTGTAACTGGCAAAGTTGCTACCatatgaccaggaggtcacgggttcgagccgtggaaatagcctcttgcagaaatgcagggtaaggctgcgtacaatagaccttgTGGTCTGGCCCTTCTCCAGAACCCCcgcatagcggaagcttagtgcaccgggctaccCTTTAAAGACTTGAATTGATCATCCACTATCGAGGAAACTCACATCCTGTTCCATATTACACAATGAGCAAATAACCTGAAAGACATATATAGAGCAGCATACTCAAATCAGTCAACAGCAAAAGGTCTGACAAACAAGATCACTCACACAATATATAATCAACCCAACAATCAACTATGCCTCAATCCCAAATGAAAATGACATAAAGAAACTTAAACGGCAAAgttccaaaagtactttttctcTATTTGATCATCATCAGGTGATAAACAAAAGAGCTAGCCGCGTTCAAACAAAgcaaatttccaaaaaaaaaaaaaacaaagatgaCCAAACTCATGTCGCACAACAAAGCTCCATATAATTAAAAAAGTCTACCTTTGAACGCTAAAAATGAATTGACCAGAACTTAGATGTGACAATAACAACAACTATACCACAACACGAAGCAAGTTGAGGTCGGTTATATGAATCCTCACTGTCCATGTCACTTCATTTACGCTCATCTCAGTCCAATATTATATAGAATTAAATACTTTCTAAATCACCTACCCTGTATTCATCTCCCCTTTTGAATGAAAGAGAGGGTACCTATTTAAAGAATCCAAGCATAACTACAGAATCTTTATACAACAGAAGAAGGAAAACATTGAAAACTAACCCTTTTTATATTATGGCGAGGAATATCGTGGCGTTTGAGTGGATCAACTTCTAAAGAATTCTGATCAAGGATTATTAAAGCTACCATTAATTCTCACATAACAAAAGATAAAATCAAAATATTTAACTGAATTGGAAAAAAGTTTCTACCTTTGAGTCGTTATGGCAATGCCTGCAATCGAAGATCTCATCACAACAGGGTGCTCTTATTTTGCATCTCCTCCTGTAATGTGAGCACCTATAAGGAATATCAAAAGATTAacaaaaaatagtgaaaataaactTTGAAATTTTTCATAGAATTAACATTTGAAATTTTTCATAGAATtaacaaagtaaaaaaaaacagaGAAACTTACCCATAACTCCCAGAATCCATCTCCATCCCTTTAAATTTTAATCAATTCTACTGAACGAAGAAACTTCCTCCAATTGGTACTTAGAATCCCTGAAAAAATCTTAATTATGAGCAAAAATACACAAATTCTTACAGGATTGAAAGTGAactaaaaatcagataaattcaaacaaaaaagattgaaactgaactaaatatcAGACCTTTAATATAAAAACAAAATGTACGAATTCAGACATTAAAAAACGGACCTCTAAATATGACAAAAGTATGCAAACTTCAGACCTTTACTTACGGAAAAAAAGGTACAAAAATCCAGGCAGTAAAAAGATTGAAACTGAACTAAGAATCAGACCTTTAAGTAATGGCAAAAGATAAACTGAATTCAGACGTTAAAAAAAGAATATTTAAAACTAAATTAGTAAAAATCATACCTTTAACTGAAAAAGGGATTTAAAACCTTTATTGGATTATAGTAATGTTATGTTGAACTGAGTTTTTTGTGGATAAGAAGAAGAAACTAAAAAGCTGCAATCAAGTGCAATAATAAAAAACAACTTTTTtgtaattaaaaataaaaaaaatacaacccCCACCTATATATAATGTATAGCCCATAGATTTCCATTGTTGTAGTTAAtgctgctcggtgggccgggcctgaaccggaccggaccgggcccgcggtcctaacgggcctggtggccctggtgggccggtcctgggtgggccggtcttggtgggcctctgagcccgtcacgggctggtctccatggttgagcccacgagcccgggaccggcaggcgggcctgggccggtcctggcgggcctggcgggcccaacggctatttttcaaaaaaaaaaaaaaaaaaaaatcaaacggccat
Coding sequences:
- the LOC104218502 gene encoding carbonic anhydrase Nec1-like → MRKQSHYYSVLFMFGSLLYLPLLLNATSISPQEAENHEVEFHYREGHEKGPSKWGELKREWEVCKNGRMQSPIDISTYKVKFIKNIDHKKVYKLSNSTIKNRGHDISLKWHGDAGSIWVNGTQYPLQQVHWHSPSEHTINGRRYPLEMHMVHQSNVEKVKNKIIVNAVLYKFGKPDPFLFSLRRHISSMIDQEGKERKLGKIDPNYIISSPSKRYYRYMGSLTTPPCTEGVTWIVNKKVQTVSRGQVMLLRKAVHDSAEKNARPVQPHNEREIRLLLPNV
- the LOC104218503 gene encoding E3 ubiquitin-protein ligase RZFP34-like isoform X1; translated protein: MEMDSGSYGCSHYRRRCKIRAPCCDEIFDCRHCHNDSKNSLEVDPLKRHDIPRHNIKRVICSLCNMEQDVQQTCIQCGVCMGNYFCSKCNFFDDDVSKNQYHCDKCGICRTGGKENFFHCDRCGCCYSNLMKESHICIERAMHHNCPVCFEYIFDTTKNITVLPCGHTMHLECVMQMEQHFQYSCPVCSRSYCDMSRVWKKLDEEVASTPIPEIYQNKMVWILCNDCAETSEVNFHIVAHKCPCCKSYNTRQTRGGTSSCTNITEMVR
- the LOC104218503 gene encoding E3 ubiquitin-protein ligase RZFP34-like isoform X2; the encoded protein is MEMDSGSYGCSHYRRRCKIRAPCCDEIFDCRHCHNDSKNSLEVDPLKRHDIPRHNIKRVICSLCNMEQDVQQTCIQCGVCMGNYFCSKCNFFDDDVSKNQYHCDKCGICRTGGKENFFHCDRCGCCYSNLMKESHICIERAMHHNCPVCFEYIFDTTKNITVLPCGHTMHLECVMQMEQHFQYSCPVCSRSYCDMSRVWKKLDEEVASTPIPEIYQNKMKHPRLTSI